In Nerophis ophidion isolate RoL-2023_Sa linkage group LG02, RoL_Noph_v1.0, whole genome shotgun sequence, one DNA window encodes the following:
- the LOC133547528 gene encoding gastrula zinc finger protein XlCGF57.1-like isoform X1 produces MLSSWGNMQKVQSLRVLVNERLTAAVEEIFEVLERTIAGYEEELSRTKEENQRQRQLLDAAFKPQTESHRTAGVSEGCFPSQQQQAGSRLEQPLQIKEEEEEHVLTQEGADISTFPVTRVIVKSEDDEDEAQWSQLHYGQSEEPRRSEADGLLAPLSDSDDATSRSSDTDDEDSKADTASHADNFKCSQCDKTFVYKRNLRRHMRCHKEDKHFKCPQCDKSFDDKAHLERHTRSHTGEKPFGCSVCGERFTLKGNLKRHSKRHTGEKTFSCSICRQPFSSKSNLMAHTRTHTREKPFSCSFCNARFSVRPALVQHVRTHTGEKPFPCSVCSKKFSQRAHLTAHMRTHTGERPFSCSVCNVTFGVSSTLIQHMKTHTNEKPFSCSVCGKTFSRKRSLTGHMRTHTGEKLFPCSVCNESFSARSTLINHKRTHTGEKPFSCSFCGNKFSQKAHIITHMRTHTGEKPFSCSDCGQTFSLKGTLMKHSRKHTGEKPFSCTVCNISFGVSSTLIRHMRTHTGEKPFACSVCGKTFSLKSSLVIHTRKHTGEKTFSCKVCEEKFSSRCQLNKHVCAGEGSGSQTLVTS; encoded by the exons ATGTTGTCATCTTGGGGCAACATGCAGAAAGTCCAAAGTCTGAGAGTGTTGGTGAATGAAAGACTCACCGCTGCCGTGGAAGAAATATTCGAAGTGTTGGAAAGAACGATAGCGGgatacgaggaggaactttctcgAACGAAAGAGGAGAACCAGCGACAgcgtcaactactggacgctgccTTCAAGCCTCAGACTGAATCGCACAGAACGG CAGGCGTCAGTGAAGGATGTTTTCCCTCACAGCAGCAGCAGGCGGGCTCCAGGTTGGAGCAGCCCCTCCaaatcaaagaggaagaggaggagcacGTGTTGACTCAGGAAGGCGCTGACATCAGCACATTTCCAGTGACCCGtgtgattgtgaagagtgaagatgacgAAGACGAAGCTCAGTGGTCACAGCTTCACTACGGTCAAAGCGAGGAGCCGAGAAGATCGGAAGCCGACGGCCTCTTGGCGCCGCTGTCGGACAGCGACGACGCCACGTCGCGCTCTTCTGACACAGACGACGAAGACTCCAAGGCGGACACGGCGAGTCACGCTGACAACTTCAAGTGCTCTCAATGTGACAAAACGTTTGTCTACAAGCGGAATTTGAGAAGACACATGAGGTGTCACAAGGAAGACAAACACTTCAAATGTCCTCAATGTGACAAAAGTTTTGACGACAAGGCGCATCTCGAAAGACACACGAGAAgtcacaccggagaaaaacctttcggCTGTTCAGTTTGCGGCGAGAGGTTCACcctgaaaggcaatttgaaaagacacagcAAGAGACACACCGGAGAAAAGACGTTTTCCTGTTCCATTTGTCGTCAGCCATTTTCTTCTAAGTCTAACTTGATGGcgcacacaagaacacacacgagAGAAAAGCCCTTCTCCTGTTCGTTCTGCAATGCAAGATTTAGCGTCCGCCCGGCGCTGGTTCAACACGTGAGAACGCACACGGGCGAAAAACCCTTTCCCTGCTCGGTCTGCAGTAAAAAATTCTCCCAAAGAGCGCATCTGACGgcgcacatgagaacgcacacgggGGAGAGACCTTTTTCTTGCTCGGTCTGCAACGTGACTTTTGGCGTCAGTTCAACGCTGATTCAACACATGAAGACGCACACCAACGAGAAGCCGTTTTCCTGCTCAGTTTGCGGGAAAACGTTCTCTCGGAAAAGGAGCCTGACCGGGCACATgcgaacacacacaggagagaaatTGTTTCCGTGCTCGGTGTGTAACGAGAGTTTTAGCGCCCGTTCGACATTAATCAACCACAAGCGGAcgcacaccggagagaaacctttcTCCTGCTCGTTCTGCGGGAACAAATTCTCTCAAAAGGCCCACATAATaacacacatgcgcacgcacacCGGAGAAAAGCCATTTTCTTGCTCGGATTGCGGTCAGACGTTCTCTCTGAAAGGCACTCTAATGAAACACTCCAGGAAACACACCGGAGAAAAGCCATTTTCATGTACGGTCTGCAACATAAGCTTCGGCGTCAGCTCCACCTTGATTcgtcacatgagaacacacactggcgagAAGCCTTTTGCTTGTTCGGTCTGCGGCAAAACTTTCTCCCTGAAAAGCTCTTTGGTGATACACACAAGGAAGCACACCGGAGAGAAAACGTTTAGTTGCAAGGTGTGTGAAGAGAAATTCTCTTCCAGGTGCCAGCTTAACAAACATGTGTGTGCTGGGGAGGGCAGTGGCAGTCAAACACTCGTCACTAGCTAG
- the LOC133547528 gene encoding gastrula zinc finger protein XlCGF57.1-like isoform X2 codes for MLSSWGNMQKVQSLRVLVNERLTAAVEEIFEVLERTIAGYEEELSRTKEENQRQRQLLDAAFKPQTESHRTGVSEGCFPSQQQQAGSRLEQPLQIKEEEEEHVLTQEGADISTFPVTRVIVKSEDDEDEAQWSQLHYGQSEEPRRSEADGLLAPLSDSDDATSRSSDTDDEDSKADTASHADNFKCSQCDKTFVYKRNLRRHMRCHKEDKHFKCPQCDKSFDDKAHLERHTRSHTGEKPFGCSVCGERFTLKGNLKRHSKRHTGEKTFSCSICRQPFSSKSNLMAHTRTHTREKPFSCSFCNARFSVRPALVQHVRTHTGEKPFPCSVCSKKFSQRAHLTAHMRTHTGERPFSCSVCNVTFGVSSTLIQHMKTHTNEKPFSCSVCGKTFSRKRSLTGHMRTHTGEKLFPCSVCNESFSARSTLINHKRTHTGEKPFSCSFCGNKFSQKAHIITHMRTHTGEKPFSCSDCGQTFSLKGTLMKHSRKHTGEKPFSCTVCNISFGVSSTLIRHMRTHTGEKPFACSVCGKTFSLKSSLVIHTRKHTGEKTFSCKVCEEKFSSRCQLNKHVCAGEGSGSQTLVTS; via the exons ATGTTGTCATCTTGGGGCAACATGCAGAAAGTCCAAAGTCTGAGAGTGTTGGTGAATGAAAGACTCACCGCTGCCGTGGAAGAAATATTCGAAGTGTTGGAAAGAACGATAGCGGgatacgaggaggaactttctcgAACGAAAGAGGAGAACCAGCGACAgcgtcaactactggacgctgccTTCAAGCCTCAGACTGAATCGCACAGAACGG GCGTCAGTGAAGGATGTTTTCCCTCACAGCAGCAGCAGGCGGGCTCCAGGTTGGAGCAGCCCCTCCaaatcaaagaggaagaggaggagcacGTGTTGACTCAGGAAGGCGCTGACATCAGCACATTTCCAGTGACCCGtgtgattgtgaagagtgaagatgacgAAGACGAAGCTCAGTGGTCACAGCTTCACTACGGTCAAAGCGAGGAGCCGAGAAGATCGGAAGCCGACGGCCTCTTGGCGCCGCTGTCGGACAGCGACGACGCCACGTCGCGCTCTTCTGACACAGACGACGAAGACTCCAAGGCGGACACGGCGAGTCACGCTGACAACTTCAAGTGCTCTCAATGTGACAAAACGTTTGTCTACAAGCGGAATTTGAGAAGACACATGAGGTGTCACAAGGAAGACAAACACTTCAAATGTCCTCAATGTGACAAAAGTTTTGACGACAAGGCGCATCTCGAAAGACACACGAGAAgtcacaccggagaaaaacctttcggCTGTTCAGTTTGCGGCGAGAGGTTCACcctgaaaggcaatttgaaaagacacagcAAGAGACACACCGGAGAAAAGACGTTTTCCTGTTCCATTTGTCGTCAGCCATTTTCTTCTAAGTCTAACTTGATGGcgcacacaagaacacacacgagAGAAAAGCCCTTCTCCTGTTCGTTCTGCAATGCAAGATTTAGCGTCCGCCCGGCGCTGGTTCAACACGTGAGAACGCACACGGGCGAAAAACCCTTTCCCTGCTCGGTCTGCAGTAAAAAATTCTCCCAAAGAGCGCATCTGACGgcgcacatgagaacgcacacgggGGAGAGACCTTTTTCTTGCTCGGTCTGCAACGTGACTTTTGGCGTCAGTTCAACGCTGATTCAACACATGAAGACGCACACCAACGAGAAGCCGTTTTCCTGCTCAGTTTGCGGGAAAACGTTCTCTCGGAAAAGGAGCCTGACCGGGCACATgcgaacacacacaggagagaaatTGTTTCCGTGCTCGGTGTGTAACGAGAGTTTTAGCGCCCGTTCGACATTAATCAACCACAAGCGGAcgcacaccggagagaaacctttcTCCTGCTCGTTCTGCGGGAACAAATTCTCTCAAAAGGCCCACATAATaacacacatgcgcacgcacacCGGAGAAAAGCCATTTTCTTGCTCGGATTGCGGTCAGACGTTCTCTCTGAAAGGCACTCTAATGAAACACTCCAGGAAACACACCGGAGAAAAGCCATTTTCATGTACGGTCTGCAACATAAGCTTCGGCGTCAGCTCCACCTTGATTcgtcacatgagaacacacactggcgagAAGCCTTTTGCTTGTTCGGTCTGCGGCAAAACTTTCTCCCTGAAAAGCTCTTTGGTGATACACACAAGGAAGCACACCGGAGAGAAAACGTTTAGTTGCAAGGTGTGTGAAGAGAAATTCTCTTCCAGGTGCCAGCTTAACAAACATGTGTGTGCTGGGGAGGGCAGTGGCAGTCAAACACTCGTCACTAGCTAG